Sequence from the Neorhizobium sp. NCHU2750 genome:
GGGGTCTCGCTCACCGTCGGACGCGGTGAAGTCTTCGCGCTGATCGGTCGATCGGGATCGGGTAAGAGCACGCTGTTGCGCTGCATGAACGGGCTCGAGAAGATCAATTCCGGCCGCATCGAAATCGCCGGCCATACGCTCGGTGGCGACGCAAAGTCGCTCCGCAGCCTCAGGACCGATGTCGGTATCGTTTTCCAGAGCTACAATCTCTTCCCGCACCTGAGCGTCGGAGAGAACATCATGCTGGCGCCCCGCATCGTCAAGAATGTGGCGCGTCCGGAAGCTCTGAAGATCGCTGAGGAAGTTTTGCAGCTCGTGGGGCTGTCGGAAAAATTCGATTCTTATCCTGATCAGCTGTCCGGTGGCCAGCAGCAGCGCGTTGCGATTGCCCGGTCGCTTGCCATGCGGCCCAAGGTGATGCTTTTCGACGAAGTTACCTCGGCGCTCGATCCGGAACTGACGGAGGAGGTGCTTCTGGTCATGGAGCGTCTGGCGAAGGACGGGATGACGATGATCCTTGTCACCCACGAAATGGGCTTTGCCCGCCGTGTTGCAACCAACACGGTGTTCATGCATCAGGGCAAGATCTGGGAGGCTGGACCTTCCAGGGAACTTTTCGCCGACCCGAAAACCCCTGAATTGCGCCAGTTCGTCAAGGCTGATGTGAAGTAGGACTGTCGTTGGGGTAGCGATTTTACGCCTATGGTAAGCCGGTGATCAAATGCGCCGTTTGCCCCATTTGCAATCGCCAAGCACTGGCCGCTGCCTTCCCATCCGGTCATGATGGCGTCTCGTCACAGACA
This genomic interval carries:
- a CDS encoding amino acid ABC transporter ATP-binding protein — its product is MSELVVENVHKSFGALEVLKGVSLTVGRGEVFALIGRSGSGKSTLLRCMNGLEKINSGRIEIAGHTLGGDAKSLRSLRTDVGIVFQSYNLFPHLSVGENIMLAPRIVKNVARPEALKIAEEVLQLVGLSEKFDSYPDQLSGGQQQRVAIARSLAMRPKVMLFDEVTSALDPELTEEVLLVMERLAKDGMTMILVTHEMGFARRVATNTVFMHQGKIWEAGPSRELFADPKTPELRQFVKADVK